One Gossypium raimondii isolate GPD5lz chromosome 3, ASM2569854v1, whole genome shotgun sequence genomic window carries:
- the LOC105796781 gene encoding 2-oxoglutarate-dependent dioxygenase 19, whose protein sequence is MAHSVEMLGQECFDLKNKAIAHLHDYSFMDEIPTIDYSLLFSKDHNERANSLEHLGKACQDFGCFYLINGVEERVVEGALKGISDYFVLTNQEERSEYLKKNSMDRIRWYLRSDAGENRENLKIVTHPEYHCPSKPDSCKDAIGEYLKGMHEVELGLAKAISTTLGYEETYIEKEFKLEAGFDVATLNLYPPSLQSKGSTGLAEHTDPGFFVSLIQDVNGGLQVLSHQGNWITVNLPRNTIFIGIGDHLEILTNGKYKSHIHQVILDNNEVKRISMATLHGPSLDTLVAPAPGFINDSHPPTYRGMTYKESLELNGFDEIDVQSSLIQLQVPLSF, encoded by the exons ATGGCTCACTCGGTTGAGATGCTTGGTCAAGAATGCTTTGATTTGAAAAACAAGGCTATTGCTCATCTCCATGATTATTCCTTCATGGATGAAATCCCCACAATTGATTACTCTTTGTTGTTTTCCAAGGATCATAATGAACGGGCTAACTCCTTGGAACACCTTGGAAAAGCATGCCAAGATTTCGGTTGCTTTTAT CTGATAAATGGTGTTGAAGAAAGGGTGGTAGAAGGAGCACTGAAGGGTATTTCAGATTACTTTGTGCTGACAAATCAGGAGGAGAGGAGTGAGTACTTAAAGAAGAATTCAATGGATAGGATAAGGTGGTATTTAAGATCTGATGCTGGAGAAAACAGAGAGAATCTAAAGATAGTAACACACCCTGAATATCATTGCCCTAGCAAACCTGATAGTTGCAA AGATGCCATTGGAGAATACTTGAAAGGGATGCATGAGGTTGAACTTGGTTTAGCTAAAGCAATCTCGACAACTTTGGGATATGAAGAAACCTACATCGAGAAGGAATTCAAGCTGGAGGCAGGATTCGACGTGGCTACCTTGAATCTATATCCACCATCTTTACAATCCAAAGGTTCTACCGGTTTGGCGGAACATACGGACCCGGGCTTTTTTGTTTCCCTTATACAAGATGTTAACGGGGGACTTCAAGTGCTCTCTCATCAAGGAAATTGGATCACTGTTAACTTACCCCGAAACACCATTTTCATCGGTATTGGGGATCATCTTGAG ATATTAACCAATGGGAAGTACAAGAGTCATATACATCAAGTGATCTTGGATAACAACGAAGTGAAAAGAATCTCAATGGCAACACTTCATGGACCTTCATTGGACACACTTGTAGCCCCAGCACCAGGGTTCATCAATGACTCTCACCCACCAACCTACCGAGGGATGACCTACAAGGAATCCTTGGAGCTCAATGGTTTTGATGAAATCGATGTGCAGTCATCCCTTATTCAGCTTCAAGTGCCACTCTCTTTCTAA